Proteins encoded within one genomic window of Besnoitia besnoiti strain Bb-Ger1 chromosome II, whole genome shotgun sequence:
- a CDS encoding hypothetical protein (encoded by transcript BESB_038970), with the protein MVSAADGADLDCRGQPSGAGNDSPRARSRATPRQALPKVYGTFFERKYIVKSSPLFPELPQRDRSSRATSPRSSGASPAVRSCPMTTDNSRQPGPATSLLVQRTSPSTRLHSRTVPALEEPSPDTASRLPGGDGNDTTNSGPHTAGAPLASSHMEEAIDLFLEEERLIEDLGRIQPVEIDSVFLDKAHSGAARLTVTSNRDCATSLPRTGPCDPRVSQVCAGQSRQNGKNVDANLASSSICSVGSRATVSATAAVVVAGDSPGQVSTVLPASGVGAYNSISLTKAQATADGRHVILTTLEWERFRRIVTNLLSTNMELRSKLRSTQQQFRQLEYAGNLEQTVARLKCEELQIRRKLAARDVSFADDYSLRAKLSECRAALEGFDASVESCESQARSFRNLEELLGQAIRRVQEKQQRPSTKGGAPFPASQSLGRNSDQHAESTAWNCPRGCAEVHREVRVSSDRCFIVSIHLSCPRRGDQKAANRPASLQRSQLHGGLDAESGLSSLGPTAENRESETCRGRLGFKIEPCPSVEAARILDKGISTVPECSSTEGYPTRAADSTPRTFHDLQRSVLSRELDTSLSDQEAQLILVVYDTKSSNVQIQALDMREWPHDPSREFLEGVVQHVLSNLQICGTGVSTDVQNQNITTPVQESSREPHAISEPVTLCYQKPTGCAGKPVSQEQFDESFFEETNEMLVYRGYHDIGGEADCAEGPSHFFVFLYQRSGRHLVARLFSPRSAQLLTAWIDTHCAATEYEKFLARSRRVCKSAYAPATAAGEFGKACRRTDNDVTLSAGLLRFIASRLRHEDGHLVLERVNLETEEAQLPYPSPGPSARGEDSEAVSQTPPSPAHRTLSVGEQLGLLDTLSLPENTSGFQATLTFRHPQLVERVPTEAGASAHPFFVFIRSRVSPLAAPESVSFVVYDPAASWCAESSFRLLDAVRLVHSRQRTFLQKLHLKQELLEQILEELSARDVCTPNRGTPTNIIHNNEHDEEPRSHKVHKISTPISPQVEQSDEQTELRASSEGSNSVSLQKADADAERETGGDEQHARPHECAISQKARALPALPRPQWVALLQEIYRDLKLTENSLVLPGISIGPVASSV; encoded by the coding sequence ATGGTTTCGGCAGCTGACGGAGCTGACCTAGACTGCCGAGGACAGCCATCAGGGGCCGGCAACGactcgccccgcgcgcgatcgcgagcgacgccgaggcaggcACTCCCAAAAGTCTACGGGACGTTTTTCGAGAGAAAGTACATCGTTAAAAGTTCCCCGCTGTTTCCGGAACTGCCTCAACGGGACCGCTCTTCACGGGCGACCTCCCCACGCTCTTCGGGGGCTTCACCAGCAGTTCGCAGCTGCCCGATGACTACTGACAATAGTCGCCAACCTGGTCCAGCCACGAGTTTACTTGTACAACGCACATCTCCTTCAACTCGTCTCCATTCTCGAACAGTGCCTGCCCTCGAGGAGCCTTCACCGGATACAGCGAGTAGGCTTCCCGGTGGTGATGGAAACGACACGACGAACAGCGGCCCCCACACTGCTGGGGCGCCCCTGGCGTCTTCCCACATGGAAGAAGCAATCGACCTCTTCTTGGAGGAAGAAAGACTCATTGAAGACCTCGGCCGCATTCAACCAGTGGAGATTGACTCCGTGTTCCTAGATAAGGCACACAGCGGGGCCGCCCGGCTCACTGTGACAAGCAACAGAGACTGCGCAACTTCTCTGCCTCGTACCGGTCCGTGTGACCCACGCGTGAGCCAAGTTTGCGCGGGACAGTCAAGACAAAACGGAAAAAACGTGGATGCCAATctcgcgagcagcagcatcTGTTCAGTTGGAAGCCGGGCCACGGTCAGTGCTACAGCAGCTGTGGTAGTCGCAGGCGACTCACCTGGGCAGGTGTCCACTGTATTGCCTGCTTCTGGGGTCGGAGCCTACAATAGCATTTCCTTGACAAAGGCTCAAGCAACGGCAGACGGCAGACACGTGATTTTGACGACGCTTGAGTGGGAGCGATTCAGGCGTATTGTAACCAATCTTCTGTCGACAAACATGGAACTTCGGTCCAAGCTGCGGTCGACCCAGCAGCAGTTCCGCCAATTGGAGTATGCAGGCAACCTCGAACAGACTGTAGCTCGTCTCAAATGTGAAGAGCTCCAGATTCGCAGAAAACTCGCCGCCCGTGACGTAAGTTTTGCCGACGACTActctctccgcgcgaagCTTTCGGAATGCCGAGCGGCGCTCGAGGGGTTCGATGCCAGTGTAGAGAGCTGCGAGTCCCAGGCTCGGAGTTTCCGGAACCTCGAGGAGCTCCTGGGACAGGCAATTCGGCGGGTGCAGGAGAAACAGCAGCGGCCATCAACCAAAGGAGGTGCCCCCTTCCCAGCATCACAATCACTGGGAAGAAATTCAGACCAGCATGCTGAAAGCACAGCGTGGAACTGTCCGCGGGGGTGCGCTGAGGTTCACAGAGAAGTCCGCGTTTCATCTGACCGATGTTTCATTGTTTCCATCCACTTAAGCTGTCCGCGCAGAGGGGATCAAAAGGCAGCGAATCGCCCAGCATCACTTCAGAGATCCCAGCTGCACGGGGGCCTCGATGCTGAGAGCGGGCTTTCGAGTCTCGGACCGACAGCGGAAAatagagagagcgagacatGTAGGGGTCGCCTAGGATTCAAGATAGAACCTTGTCCCTCAGTAGAAGCCGCTAGGATATTGGACAAAGGCATCTCAACCGTGCCTGAGTGCAGCTCTACAGAAGGATATCCCACGAGGGCCGCCGACAGCACTCCAAGGACGTTCCACGACCTCCAGCGATCCGTGCTTTCGCGAGAACTCGACACAAGCCTCTCGGACCAGGAGGCACAGCTTATCTTAGTCGTATATGACACCAAGTCGTCCAACGTGCAGATTCAAGCGTTAGATATGCGGGAATGGCCCCACGACCCTAGTCGCGAGTTTCTCGAGGGCGTCGTGCAGCACGTTCTGTCAAATTTGCAGATATGTGGAACCGGCGTCTCCACGGACGTGCAGAACCAAAACATCACAACCCCGGTGCAGGAAAGTAGTCGGGAGCCGCACGCCATCAGCGAACCTGTGACACTGTGCTACCAAAAGCCGACGGGATGCGCGGGCAAGCCTGTCTCCCAAGAACAGTTCGACGAGTCTTTTTTCGAAGAGACGAACGAAATGCTCGTCTATCGTGGCTATCACGATATCGGTGGAGAGGCAGACTGTGCGGAAGGGCCATCCcacttcttcgtcttcctctaCCAGCGTTCTGGCAGGCACCTGGTTGCCCGCCTGTTCAGCCCGCGATCTGCGCAGCTGCTAACGGCCTGGATCGACACGCATTGTGCCGCAACTGAGTATGAGAAattcctcgcgcgcagccgccgcgtctgtaAATCGGCTTACGCTCCTGCTACCGCCGCGGGTGAATTTGGAAAAGCCTGCAGGCGAACGGACAACGACGTGACCTTGTCAGCaggtcttcttcgctttaTTGCGTCTAGGCTGAGGCATGAGGACGGGCATTTGGTCCTCGAACGCGTCAACCTGGAGACCGAGGAGGCACAGCTGCCATACCCGTCTCCGGGACCAtcggcgagaggagaggatTCGGAAGCAGTCTCCCAGACGCCGCCCAGCCCAGCACACAGGACGCTGTCTGTGGGGGAGCAACTCGGCCTTCTGGACACTCTGTCCCTTCCTGAAAATACCTCAGGTTTCCAGGCAACTCTCACGTTTCGGCATCCGCAGCTCGTGGAAAGAGTCCCCACAGAAGCAGGAGCATCCGCACACCCATTCTTTGTGTTTATCCGCTCCAGGGTTAGTCCTCTCGCTGCACCCGAGAGTGTCTCATTTGTGGTGTACGACCCCGCGGCTTCCTGGTGCGCCGAGAGCAGCTTTCGTTTGCTGGATGCGGTCCGCCTAGTGCACTCTCGACAGAGAACGTTCCTGCAGAAGCTCCACCTAAAGCAAGAATTACTCGAGCAAATCCTTGAAGAACTTTCTGCCCGCGACGTCTGCACACCGAACAGAGGCACGCCAACAAACATAATCCACAACAATGAGCATGATGAGGAGCCACGCTCCCATAAGGTACACAAGATATCCACGCCGATTTCACCCCAAGTGGAACAGTCAGACGAACAGACAGAGCTCCGGGCCAGCAGTGAAGGATCAAATTCTGTTTCTCTGCAAAAAGCCGACGCtgatgcagagagagagaccggcggagacgagcagcacgcgcgcccACACGAGTGTGCAATTTCTCAAAAGGCACGGGCTCTTCCGGCCCTACCGCGACCGCAGTGGGTCGCGCTTCTCCAAGAAATTTATCGCGACTTAAAGTTAACAGAAAATTCGTTGGTCCTGCCCGGTATCTCTATCGGGCCAGTCGCATCGTCTGTGTGA